Proteins co-encoded in one Symmachiella macrocystis genomic window:
- a CDS encoding sigma-54-dependent transcriptional regulator — protein MSSSDSLRVLFVDDEGPIRDVMANELPRMGHEVTICADGASAISAVDKATFDAAIVDLRMPGVSGWDVIEHIKGVAPETEVIISTGHGGLDDAIRAIRQGAYDFLLKPSKLAAIANVLKRISEKRALSNRALALESQLKAVQGTTSLIGETSVMRRVKLLVERVGPTDSTVLILGETGTGKELVAQEVHAQSQRAGKPFVPVNCGALPENLVESELFGHGKGAFTGAEKARKGLIEVANGGTLFLDELGELDKSMQVKLLRFLESGEVRRVGENEPFQVDVRVVCATNRGLEEMVAAGTFRQDLFFRVNTFEIHLPPLRERQGDIPGLAAHLAARILKRPKISPELLTAELLDALCKHTWPGNVRELANALEHAVILAGGQPMTADHLPSSVLNSSPVESVGMNFTPPTQAMTLREIEMNVIESVLDKHDGDKPKTAKELGIALKTLYNKINQNQSRAAG, from the coding sequence TTGAGCTCGTCAGATAGTTTGCGCGTCCTGTTCGTCGACGACGAAGGACCGATTCGGGATGTGATGGCCAATGAGTTGCCCCGTATGGGACACGAGGTCACGATCTGCGCCGACGGCGCGTCCGCGATTTCCGCTGTGGATAAAGCGACCTTCGACGCAGCCATTGTGGACCTGCGTATGCCCGGCGTGAGCGGGTGGGACGTGATCGAACACATCAAAGGTGTAGCACCCGAAACCGAAGTGATCATCAGCACCGGTCACGGCGGGTTGGACGACGCGATTCGCGCCATTCGCCAAGGCGCCTACGACTTTTTGTTAAAGCCCTCGAAACTGGCCGCCATCGCCAATGTGCTGAAACGGATCTCCGAGAAACGGGCCTTAAGCAACCGCGCCTTGGCTTTAGAAAGTCAATTGAAGGCCGTGCAAGGGACAACGTCATTGATTGGCGAGACGTCAGTGATGCGGCGCGTTAAATTGCTCGTGGAACGGGTCGGACCAACTGACTCCACCGTATTGATTCTGGGCGAAACCGGAACCGGAAAAGAATTGGTCGCCCAAGAAGTGCACGCCCAAAGCCAACGCGCTGGAAAACCTTTTGTCCCGGTCAATTGCGGCGCTCTGCCGGAAAACCTGGTGGAAAGCGAACTGTTTGGCCACGGCAAGGGAGCATTCACCGGAGCGGAGAAAGCCCGTAAAGGACTCATTGAGGTCGCCAACGGCGGAACGTTGTTCCTGGACGAGTTGGGCGAACTTGATAAGAGCATGCAGGTCAAACTGCTGCGGTTTTTAGAATCGGGAGAAGTCCGCCGTGTGGGCGAGAACGAACCGTTTCAGGTCGACGTCCGTGTGGTTTGCGCCACGAATCGCGGCCTAGAGGAAATGGTTGCCGCCGGCACATTTCGGCAGGATTTGTTCTTCCGCGTGAACACATTCGAAATCCATCTACCACCGCTGCGGGAACGCCAAGGCGATATTCCAGGCCTGGCCGCGCACTTGGCCGCCCGGATCCTCAAACGTCCGAAAATCTCCCCGGAATTGTTAACCGCCGAATTGCTCGACGCACTGTGTAAACATACTTGGCCTGGGAATGTGCGGGAATTGGCAAACGCACTGGAACATGCGGTGATTCTCGCAGGTGGGCAACCGATGACGGCCGACCATCTCCCATCGAGCGTCCTCAATTCGTCGCCCGTCGAGTCCGTCGGCATGAATTTCACACCCCCGACTCAGGCGATGACATTACGAGAAATCGAGATGAACGTCATCGAAAGCGTCCTCGACAAGCACGACGGGGATAAGCCAAAAACCGCCAAGGAATTGGGCATCGCCCTCAAAACCTTGTACAACAAGATTAACCAAAACCAAAGTCGCGCCGCTGGTTGA
- the lexA gene encoding transcriptional repressor LexA — MAKKNGLTERQQDIYEFLKDKIVTRGYGPTVREIGAAFEIRSPNGVMCHLKALEKKGLITRESHMSRAIQLTESTQFSASLPLAGNVAAGTPVLAEEQCEQQDFSSLFNSDDHFCLKVSGDSMIEAQIADGDFAVIRKQSTCNNGQIAVALVDGEDATLKYFYREAGHIRLEPANSTMQSIIVSDAQVLGVLVGVIRRY; from the coding sequence ATGGCCAAAAAGAATGGACTGACGGAGCGACAACAGGACATTTACGAGTTCTTGAAGGACAAAATCGTGACCCGGGGTTACGGTCCGACGGTGCGAGAAATTGGGGCGGCCTTCGAAATTCGTTCACCCAACGGCGTGATGTGCCATCTCAAGGCCTTGGAGAAAAAAGGGCTGATTACCCGTGAATCGCACATGTCGCGTGCTATTCAACTGACGGAATCCACCCAGTTCTCCGCCTCATTGCCCCTTGCCGGAAACGTGGCTGCGGGCACGCCAGTGCTGGCCGAAGAGCAGTGCGAACAGCAGGATTTCAGCAGCCTTTTTAATTCCGACGACCATTTCTGCTTGAAGGTCTCCGGCGACTCAATGATCGAAGCCCAAATTGCCGACGGGGACTTCGCCGTGATTCGCAAGCAAAGCACCTGCAACAACGGCCAAATCGCTGTGGCGCTCGTCGATGGTGAAGATGCCACGTTGAAGTATTTCTATCGCGAAGCGGGCCACATCCGTTTGGAGCCGGCCAACTCGACAATGCAATCCATCATTGTCAGCGATGCCCAGGTGCTGGGTGTGCTCGTGGGCGTCATTCGGCGATACTAG
- a CDS encoding TlpA family protein disulfide reductase has protein sequence MMETIQRIKWATVLGMLAMIAGCSDGKDPHIAGDDPSGTEASSTSEVPKLRQQPDEVVTAEEYERQQSGNDSGIVLASGTDDGSGIRTVAAGEEDATAATIDGIVIFDEDETEAEADAPEEKFVAPKKGTAEYYIHEITKLRIARPPQTKDLEALRAWHRERSLKIIANAEKALALTHRDPKQERIFDVAVRKLLETRLQLAVDGDTESVDALYEHAASLYKRDPKSSAAAEGAFTLTQLAYSNSTAAIMTGTALKDPRWLQEFARQSEDYALKFPQDSQRSIPLLFAAAERCEINGLDEEAVRAYSVIAQKFPKHDASAVALTIVRRMKMNGRRIKLSGATLQGQAVSLAQHLGKPVVVFFWNTTAAPSVKQIPEITEVVKKYGSNRLGVIGVCLDESTETLETYLAKEKLPFPNIIHSDEKKRGWNNPIVKFYGVRRVPSMWVIDAGGRVVTTKVESGKLDATLAKVFNSRTATRPGKSVR, from the coding sequence ATGATGGAGACAATTCAACGGATCAAATGGGCGACCGTTCTGGGCATGTTGGCGATGATCGCCGGTTGCAGTGACGGCAAGGATCCACACATTGCCGGCGACGACCCCAGCGGAACGGAAGCATCTTCTACGAGCGAAGTGCCGAAACTGCGCCAACAGCCCGATGAAGTCGTCACTGCCGAGGAATATGAACGTCAACAATCGGGGAATGACTCCGGCATTGTGCTCGCGAGTGGAACCGATGACGGGAGCGGTATTCGCACCGTAGCCGCCGGTGAGGAAGATGCGACGGCAGCCACCATCGACGGCATCGTCATCTTCGACGAAGATGAAACCGAAGCCGAAGCGGATGCTCCTGAGGAAAAATTTGTCGCCCCCAAAAAGGGAACGGCGGAATACTACATTCATGAAATCACCAAACTCCGTATCGCGCGGCCGCCCCAAACCAAAGATCTGGAAGCATTGCGGGCTTGGCATCGCGAACGCAGTCTAAAAATCATCGCCAATGCCGAAAAGGCTTTGGCCCTCACGCATCGCGATCCCAAGCAGGAACGAATCTTCGATGTCGCCGTGCGGAAGTTGCTGGAAACCCGTTTGCAATTGGCCGTCGATGGGGATACGGAGAGCGTGGACGCGCTCTATGAACACGCAGCGTCGCTCTACAAGCGGGATCCGAAGTCCAGCGCGGCTGCCGAAGGGGCGTTTACGTTGACGCAACTCGCCTACTCCAATTCCACAGCGGCCATCATGACCGGAACGGCCTTGAAGGATCCCCGCTGGTTGCAGGAATTCGCACGGCAATCGGAAGATTATGCCTTAAAGTTTCCTCAGGATTCCCAGCGGTCGATTCCCCTGCTCTTTGCAGCGGCGGAGCGGTGTGAGATCAATGGTCTGGATGAAGAAGCGGTACGGGCTTATTCGGTGATTGCCCAAAAATTCCCCAAACACGATGCTTCAGCCGTTGCTCTGACGATCGTGCGGCGGATGAAAATGAACGGCCGCCGCATCAAACTCTCCGGCGCGACGCTCCAAGGCCAAGCGGTTTCTCTGGCACAGCATCTGGGGAAACCGGTCGTTGTATTTTTCTGGAACACAACCGCAGCTCCCTCCGTGAAGCAGATTCCTGAAATTACCGAAGTTGTCAAAAAATATGGCAGCAACAGACTGGGAGTCATTGGTGTTTGTTTGGACGAATCGACTGAGACGTTGGAAACTTACTTGGCCAAAGAGAAGCTTCCCTTTCCCAATATCATTCATTCCGATGAAAAGAAACGTGGTTGGAACAATCCGATCGTCAAGTTTTATGGAGTCCGCCGAGTTCCCTCGATGTGGGTGATCGATGCCGGGGGCCGTGTCGTGACGACCAAAGTCGAAAGCGGGAAACTGGACGCGACGCTCGCCAAAGTCTTCAATTCCCGAACTGCCACGCGACCGGGCAAAAGCGTGCGATAG
- a CDS encoding PP2C family protein-serine/threonine phosphatase — MLWEQKVEFAAKSDIGFRRQNNQDSYGIHLAPDGDAFHQRGHLFLVADGMGGHAVGELASKMAADSIPHSYQKLQSLPIDEALEQAIIEANAGINTRGRQNHDFLRMGTTLTALVLSPAGAIAGHVGDSRLYRIRDAHIEQLTFDHSLQWELLKQGQMSAEEIFLYEPRNVITRCLGPEAHVEVDIEGAHEILSGDIFLLCSDGLTGLLDDNEIGTIARELPPAEACQLLVHLANLRGGPDNITVVIVRVNAPVGDIATPPPRPRYDDGGGLSWGWGLALSLLSIVLAIGVPLTLMGLRTALNYLLAPGLTLLGLAGIQIILMVWIWWNQRRERAKAPPVSVPKGGPYRFAEANMTRKLVGQLATIEHDLQQSAIEEGWTVDWKSYGTAYRDAKSNLERQQFSRSLRSYGKVIDFLMSGLQSHRRSRAHAAKWGIPPREQTLPADTNGD, encoded by the coding sequence ATGCTGTGGGAGCAGAAGGTGGAATTCGCCGCGAAAAGCGACATCGGATTCCGCCGGCAAAACAATCAAGATTCCTACGGCATCCATCTGGCGCCGGACGGAGACGCCTTCCATCAACGAGGCCATTTGTTCCTCGTCGCCGATGGGATGGGCGGACATGCGGTGGGCGAGCTGGCCAGTAAAATGGCCGCCGATTCCATTCCGCACTCCTATCAAAAGTTGCAGAGTCTTCCCATTGACGAAGCGCTCGAACAAGCAATCATCGAGGCAAATGCGGGCATTAATACCCGTGGGCGGCAAAATCACGATTTCCTGCGAATGGGTACCACGTTAACCGCCTTGGTGCTTTCCCCGGCAGGGGCTATCGCCGGTCATGTTGGCGATAGCCGTCTGTATCGCATTCGCGATGCCCACATCGAACAGTTGACGTTCGATCACAGCCTGCAATGGGAGCTGCTCAAACAGGGGCAAATGTCGGCCGAAGAGATTTTTCTCTACGAACCCCGGAATGTCATCACCCGCTGCTTAGGACCAGAGGCGCACGTTGAGGTCGACATCGAAGGCGCCCATGAAATTCTGTCCGGCGATATTTTCTTGCTGTGCAGTGACGGATTGACCGGACTGTTAGACGACAACGAAATCGGCACAATCGCCCGCGAATTGCCTCCGGCCGAAGCCTGTCAATTGTTGGTGCATCTGGCCAACTTGCGTGGCGGACCGGATAACATCACCGTGGTGATTGTCCGCGTGAACGCACCAGTCGGCGACATCGCCACGCCGCCACCAAGGCCTCGCTACGACGATGGCGGGGGGCTCTCCTGGGGTTGGGGGTTGGCGCTATCGTTGTTGTCCATTGTCCTTGCCATCGGCGTGCCGCTGACGTTGATGGGATTGCGAACGGCTTTGAACTACCTGCTCGCCCCCGGTCTCACTTTATTGGGACTCGCCGGCATCCAGATCATTTTGATGGTATGGATCTGGTGGAACCAGCGCCGCGAGCGCGCAAAGGCCCCTCCCGTCTCGGTCCCCAAGGGTGGCCCCTACCGTTTTGCCGAAGCCAACATGACACGAAAACTGGTCGGACAACTCGCCACCATCGAACACGACTTGCAACAGTCGGCCATCGAAGAGGGGTGGACCGTCGACTGGAAATCGTACGGAACGGCCTATCGCGACGCCAAATCGAATTTAGAACGGCAACAGTTTTCACGGTCACTGCGCTCTTACGGCAAGGTCATCGATTTCTTGATGTCCGGCCTCCAATCGCACCGCCGGTCCCGGGCCCATGCCGCCAAATGGGGCATTCCCCCGCGCGAGCAAACTCTCCCGGCCGACACCAACGGCGACTGA
- a CDS encoding type II toxin-antitoxin system RelE family toxin, translated as MNDPIAPLKTDVPETEELLIDTAQQAVNQCRWVVGECAAKWTTKYAKGRTDADFAALINLSGDQVFQRRRVWESFADVHESYPKLKWSHFYSAINWDDAAECLQWAEETQATVAEMKAWRRAIHGEDLTAEAEEDESAVAYVPSETTAVVDPDEFSGEGSTAGEGGNSSRDRKPDTATATAAARQKEDTGGEYSPFKQGATTPPATSDQGGDAVGTAVGPPVAQLVKRTTKALQRFETAITPQFKQEFRKLPEQTQSQFIKAVEELNSKVADLL; from the coding sequence ATGAACGACCCAATTGCTCCGCTGAAAACGGACGTCCCGGAAACCGAAGAGCTTTTGATCGATACGGCCCAACAGGCTGTCAACCAGTGTCGCTGGGTTGTTGGCGAATGCGCGGCCAAGTGGACGACGAAATATGCGAAGGGACGCACCGATGCGGACTTCGCCGCTTTGATCAACTTGAGTGGCGATCAAGTCTTTCAACGCCGTCGCGTCTGGGAATCATTTGCGGATGTTCACGAGTCCTATCCGAAGCTGAAGTGGTCGCATTTTTATTCGGCAATCAATTGGGATGATGCCGCCGAATGCCTGCAATGGGCTGAGGAAACACAGGCCACTGTGGCCGAAATGAAGGCCTGGCGACGGGCGATTCACGGTGAAGATTTAACAGCCGAGGCAGAGGAGGATGAATCGGCAGTCGCCTACGTACCAAGCGAAACGACTGCGGTTGTCGATCCCGACGAATTTAGCGGCGAGGGTTCCACCGCCGGTGAAGGCGGCAATTCCTCCCGGGACCGCAAACCGGATACCGCCACAGCCACTGCTGCCGCACGGCAAAAAGAGGATACGGGAGGTGAATACTCGCCGTTTAAACAGGGGGCGACTACCCCCCCAGCAACGAGTGACCAAGGAGGCGACGCCGTTGGTACGGCAGTCGGTCCCCCGGTTGCGCAACTCGTCAAACGCACAACAAAAGCCCTACAACGATTCGAAACGGCGATCACTCCGCAGTTTAAGCAGGAGTTCCGTAAACTCCCCGAGCAAACCCAAAGCCAATTCATCAAAGCGGTCGAAGAATTGAATTCCAAGGTCGCTGATTTACTCTAA
- a CDS encoding S1C family serine protease gives MLSKDERPPRRAPIQADGVSWPFLILVVLALFAIWRFSGTGASSILNPDASARAVTPRGDLAADEKTTIEIFQKVAPSVVHITAVDQVTNPLAADPVEVPSGIGSGLVWSDDGYIVTNFHVISQAKGVVVTLGDGTVLKAKLVGKAPDQDLAVLKVDAPASQLVPIPIGESSNLMVGQKVFAIGNPFGFDHSLSTGTISGLGRSIRMKTRRLITDVIQTDAAINRGSSGGPLLDSAGRLIGVTTAIYSPSGVSAGLGFSVPVDMVNRVVPELIQHGKIERPGLGIRPVLDQLTHRLGLEGILIEADEDGSMKTRSGIRPTYWDDQANQLVVGDLIIAMDGEPLRGSLDLIDELSKRKVGDVVELTLWRDGKEVNQEIELQAIP, from the coding sequence ATGTTGTCGAAGGATGAACGACCTCCACGACGCGCGCCGATTCAGGCCGATGGCGTGAGTTGGCCGTTCTTGATACTCGTCGTTCTCGCGCTGTTCGCCATTTGGCGATTTTCCGGCACTGGAGCATCGTCCATCTTGAATCCTGATGCTTCTGCGCGTGCTGTCACTCCGCGGGGGGATTTGGCCGCCGATGAAAAGACAACCATCGAGATCTTTCAAAAAGTGGCCCCGTCGGTTGTCCACATTACGGCAGTCGACCAAGTCACAAACCCGCTCGCAGCTGATCCGGTAGAGGTCCCCAGCGGCATCGGCTCGGGGCTGGTCTGGAGCGATGATGGTTATATCGTCACAAATTTCCATGTGATCAGCCAAGCCAAAGGCGTTGTCGTCACACTGGGGGATGGAACGGTTTTGAAAGCGAAACTGGTGGGCAAGGCGCCCGACCAGGATTTGGCCGTGCTGAAAGTCGATGCACCGGCGAGCCAATTGGTTCCGATTCCGATTGGCGAATCGAGCAACCTGATGGTCGGCCAAAAAGTGTTTGCCATTGGCAATCCGTTTGGATTTGATCATTCGTTATCGACCGGTACGATCAGTGGATTAGGTCGGTCAATTCGGATGAAAACGAGACGTTTGATTACCGATGTGATTCAAACAGATGCCGCGATCAATCGCGGAAGTTCCGGCGGGCCATTGTTGGATAGCGCGGGGCGGTTGATCGGTGTCACCACAGCTATTTATAGTCCGTCGGGGGTGTCTGCGGGACTCGGGTTTTCGGTTCCCGTGGATATGGTCAATCGCGTGGTTCCCGAGTTGATCCAGCATGGGAAGATTGAGCGACCGGGATTGGGAATTCGCCCCGTCTTGGATCAATTGACACATCGCTTAGGCTTAGAAGGGATTCTGATCGAAGCCGATGAAGATGGCAGCATGAAAACGCGTTCCGGGATTCGCCCCACCTATTGGGACGATCAGGCGAATCAGCTCGTTGTGGGGGATCTCATCATCGCCATGGATGGCGAACCATTGCGGGGATCATTGGACTTGATTGATGAACTCTCCAAACGAAAAGTAGGAGATGTCGTCGAACTGACCCTGTGGCGGGATGGGAAAGAGGTCAATCAAGAAATCGAATTACAAGCCATTCCCTAA
- a CDS encoding STAS domain-containing protein, whose product MVDPQSPEIEVRNGVTVIQLGPDYDNLSDHLLDTLQVVLLECGRNADPPKVVIDLSHTVFFGSAFLEILLKLWKELSEREGNAFALSGLNDNCAEVLQVTQLDSLWKIYKTHEEAEKALASV is encoded by the coding sequence ATGGTAGATCCCCAAAGTCCTGAAATCGAAGTTCGCAACGGCGTGACTGTGATTCAACTTGGTCCGGATTACGATAATCTGAGCGACCACCTGCTCGACACGTTGCAAGTCGTGTTACTGGAGTGTGGTCGGAATGCTGATCCGCCGAAAGTCGTGATTGATTTATCACACACGGTGTTTTTCGGCTCCGCGTTCTTGGAAATTCTGTTGAAATTGTGGAAAGAACTTTCCGAACGCGAAGGCAACGCTTTTGCACTCAGTGGACTGAATGATAATTGCGCCGAAGTCCTACAGGTCACACAACTCGATAGCTTGTGGAAGATCTACAAGACGCATGAAGAGGCCGAAAAGGCGCTTGCGTCAGTCTAG
- the glnD gene encoding [protein-PII] uridylyltransferase: MERGSSLQAAAHLSDSKAKVAAILDRARQAHIANAPAWEVATQLADETETVIVEFFRDMLEGLNPADRRLVEQNTAVVKMGGFGRGEMAPYSDVDLLFLYRGTIDTMLTDALGSVVRNCWDAGIKLGHSVQNLRDAVRLARSDITFATSAIEARLLCGDAQLLNDFRQLFRRKVVDRNLQAFTESCIATRSIERKKFGGTVSQVQPNIKRSPGGLRDLHLMRWIGFARYQVSQIDDLDKVWALAEDDVRLLVEARDFLTRIRCELHFQADGPQDVLTREEQMRLADAMGYEGRPGLKPVECFMRDYFRYASAIDDLAERLASMDRPRAISARIAERFLPNRTEDVFILSGDQIDVQTDHHARLCGDLSLQVSLFALSARTGIDPSPTLLRDIAESHPEEPDEISPETAEEFLSILTCTGAIESTLRKMYKAGVLEAIIPEMSRARGLLEFNEYHKYTVDEHSLIAVGAVESFHEEPSLLGQVYGEVKRKHLLHLAMLLHDMGKGFEEDHCLVGGQIAAAVAERLHLKESHGDRLVFLVEKHLVMSHLAFRRNINDINEILPFTRDVGSLDMLRMLYVLTAADITAVGPGTWNEWKGGLLAELYERSMLLLSGIRHDVEFNERLNQLRQRVRQYVGGSAVLSATLPGDQWVSTTMATLPDHFLSSNNVEQVVDDLKQIAALQPNDSLIDWSADPINGTVLYRIVTHDSLAQGCFSKMAGVMAAMGLEIVSAEICTTSDGIVVDKFRVVDPEHAEGTPQVRLSEIKRVIHQVLAGDRTVKSLFQTRRSKSNSSLVGPAPSPRIVFDNNSSETCTIIDVFARNRLGLLYAITGALFDLGLSVQLAKISTYGEKAVDVFYVTCENGKQLTDADQLRYVAEELRQRVEDF, encoded by the coding sequence ATGGAACGTGGTTCAAGTCTCCAAGCAGCGGCTCACCTCAGTGATTCTAAAGCTAAAGTTGCCGCCATTCTCGATCGCGCCCGGCAGGCCCATATTGCGAATGCTCCTGCGTGGGAGGTTGCCACGCAATTGGCCGACGAAACCGAAACCGTGATTGTGGAATTCTTCCGCGACATGCTGGAAGGATTGAACCCGGCCGACCGCCGACTTGTGGAGCAAAACACGGCTGTCGTGAAGATGGGGGGATTTGGTCGCGGCGAAATGGCCCCCTACTCCGATGTCGACCTGTTGTTTCTGTATCGCGGCACGATTGACACGATGTTGACCGACGCATTGGGGAGCGTCGTGCGGAATTGCTGGGATGCCGGGATCAAACTAGGGCATTCGGTGCAAAATCTGCGTGACGCCGTGCGGCTGGCGCGGTCCGACATCACCTTCGCCACCTCTGCCATTGAGGCTCGACTGTTGTGTGGCGACGCGCAGTTGCTCAACGATTTCCGACAACTGTTTCGTCGCAAGGTTGTCGATCGCAATCTGCAGGCATTCACGGAATCGTGCATCGCTACACGCAGCATTGAGCGTAAAAAATTCGGGGGAACAGTCAGCCAGGTTCAGCCCAACATCAAACGCTCGCCGGGGGGGCTCCGTGATTTGCACCTGATGCGGTGGATTGGTTTCGCCCGTTATCAGGTCTCCCAAATCGATGATCTGGATAAGGTGTGGGCCTTGGCTGAGGATGACGTCAGGTTATTAGTCGAAGCACGGGATTTCTTGACCCGCATTCGTTGCGAATTGCATTTCCAGGCCGACGGGCCGCAGGATGTGCTCACCCGCGAGGAACAGATGCGGTTGGCCGACGCGATGGGCTATGAAGGCCGGCCCGGATTGAAACCGGTCGAATGCTTCATGCGTGATTACTTTCGCTATGCTTCAGCGATCGACGATCTGGCCGAACGTTTGGCGTCGATGGATCGGCCGCGAGCGATCAGTGCCCGCATTGCCGAACGTTTTTTGCCCAATCGTACTGAGGATGTCTTCATACTCAGCGGCGACCAAATCGATGTGCAAACTGACCACCATGCGCGACTGTGCGGCGATTTGAGTTTGCAGGTCAGTCTGTTCGCATTGTCAGCCCGCACAGGGATCGATCCCTCCCCCACTTTATTGCGGGATATTGCCGAAAGCCATCCGGAGGAGCCGGACGAAATCTCCCCCGAGACGGCCGAAGAATTCCTCTCCATTTTGACTTGCACCGGAGCGATCGAATCGACGCTGCGAAAGATGTACAAGGCGGGCGTGTTGGAAGCCATCATTCCCGAGATGTCACGAGCACGCGGGCTCTTGGAGTTCAACGAGTATCACAAATACACCGTCGACGAACACTCGCTGATCGCCGTGGGAGCCGTTGAGTCCTTTCACGAAGAACCGAGTTTGTTGGGACAAGTATACGGCGAGGTCAAACGCAAGCATCTACTGCATTTGGCCATGTTGTTGCACGATATGGGAAAAGGATTCGAGGAAGACCATTGCTTGGTCGGCGGGCAAATCGCCGCGGCTGTGGCAGAACGATTGCATTTGAAAGAATCGCATGGCGACCGGTTGGTGTTTTTGGTTGAAAAACATTTGGTGATGTCGCATCTGGCCTTCCGCAGAAACATCAACGACATCAACGAGATTTTGCCCTTCACCCGCGACGTAGGCAGCTTGGATATGCTGAGGATGTTGTACGTTCTAACGGCTGCGGATATTACGGCGGTCGGGCCGGGCACTTGGAACGAATGGAAGGGAGGTTTGCTGGCCGAATTGTATGAACGGTCCATGCTTCTATTGAGTGGGATCCGGCACGATGTCGAATTTAATGAACGACTCAATCAATTACGGCAGCGCGTGCGACAGTATGTGGGCGGGTCGGCCGTCTTGTCCGCCACTCTTCCCGGCGACCAATGGGTCAGCACCACAATGGCCACCTTGCCGGACCACTTCCTCAGTTCCAATAACGTGGAGCAAGTCGTCGATGACCTCAAGCAAATCGCCGCCTTGCAGCCCAACGATTCCCTGATTGACTGGTCGGCTGATCCCATCAACGGAACGGTGTTGTACCGCATCGTCACCCACGATTCTCTGGCGCAAGGCTGCTTTTCAAAGATGGCGGGGGTGATGGCGGCCATGGGGCTGGAAATTGTCTCGGCCGAAATCTGTACAACGAGCGATGGAATTGTTGTCGACAAATTCCGCGTCGTCGATCCAGAGCACGCCGAAGGAACGCCCCAAGTACGATTGAGCGAAATCAAACGTGTCATCCATCAGGTCCTGGCCGGAGACCGGACGGTCAAGTCATTGTTTCAGACGCGACGCTCCAAATCCAACAGCAGCTTGGTTGGGCCCGCGCCGTCGCCACGGATCGTGTTCGACAACAACTCCTCAGAGACCTGCACAATTATCGACGTTTTTGCCCGCAACCGTTTAGGCTTGCTGTACGCTATTACTGGAGCACTCTTTGATCTGGGCCTCTCCGTTCAGTTAGCCAAAATTTCGACCTACGGTGAAAAGGCTGTCGACGTATTCTACGTCACCTGTGAAAACGGAAAACAATTGACTGATGCCGACCAATTACGCTACGTCGCTGAGGAATTGCGACAGCGCGTCGAGGATTTTTAG
- a CDS encoding P-II family nitrogen regulator — translation MKKLEAIIRHYKLEDVKNALNEVGIQGMTVSEVRGFGRQRGHKEMYRGAEYTVDFLPKAKVEIVVPDESCQMAIDTIMNVARTGQIGDGKIFVTDLAETIRIRTGESGEEAI, via the coding sequence ATGAAGAAGCTTGAGGCGATCATTCGCCATTACAAATTAGAAGACGTTAAGAACGCGCTCAACGAAGTTGGTATCCAAGGCATGACGGTCTCGGAAGTCCGTGGATTCGGACGGCAACGGGGCCACAAGGAGATGTATCGTGGTGCCGAATATACCGTCGATTTTTTGCCCAAGGCAAAGGTCGAAATCGTTGTGCCCGATGAGTCGTGCCAAATGGCAATCGATACGATCATGAACGTTGCCCGCACCGGCCAAATTGGCGACGGTAAGATTTTCGTCACCGATCTTGCAGAAACGATTCGAATTCGTACCGGTGAAAGCGGCGAAGAGGCGATTTGA